The following are from one region of the Capsicum annuum cultivar UCD-10X-F1 chromosome 1, UCD10Xv1.1, whole genome shotgun sequence genome:
- the LOC107879971 gene encoding ethylene-responsive transcription factor ERN3 has product MAPGVRQRPSGRWVAEIKDSSQRVRLWLGTYDTPEEAARAYDEAARALRGENARTNFAPSAPNNPNTNDQSNVLQCYHDTKHGLSFSSIKAKLSKNLQSIMARNSENKSSSKSRVSDHFTFARIFHSKNSYDHQYQNHHHVDMKKIEKVVQPSIRVLPHHVTDNDNNNINDSYTSWENSSVSDCSSEWTAFRQLGLESDNGSDGSEFFLGSDPMAGWISSPDIMSSSSTTEGSRSKRFKVSSSVMVPPTFSESPLHGDNYVGFN; this is encoded by the exons ATGGCTCCAG GTGTAAGACAAAGACCATCTGGAAGATGGGTTGCTGAGATCAAGGACTCATCTCAACGTGTGAGGTTATGGCTAGGAACATACGATACTCCTGAAGAAGCTGCTCGTGCCTACGACGAAGCTGCCCGTGCCCTACGTGGCGAAAATGCACGAACCAATTTCGCTCCGTCTGCTCCAAATAATCCTAATACAAACGATCAATCGAATGTATTGCAGTGTTATCATGATACCAAACATGGTCTTAGCTTTTCTTCGATAAAAGCAAAATTAAGTAAGAATTTACAAAGCATCATGGCTAGGAATTCGGAAAATAAGTCATCGTCAAAGAGTAGAGTAAGTGACCATTTCACATTTGCTAGGATTTTCCACTCTAAGAACAGTTACGATCACCAATACCAAAATCATCATCACGTAGAcatgaagaaaattgagaaagtTGTGCAACCAAGTATTAGAGTACTTCCTCATCATGTGACCGATAACGATAACAATAATATTAATGATTCGTATACGTCTTGGGAAAATTCAAGTGTATCTGATTGTAGCAGTGAATGGACTGCCTTTAGGCAACTTGGGTTGGAATCTGATAATGGATCAGATGGAAGTGAGTTCTTTCTTGGATCAGATCCAATGGCAGGGTGGATTAGTAGTCCAGATATTATGAGTAGCAGTAGTACTACTGAAGGATCAAGAAGCAAAAGGTTTAAAGTTTCTTCTTCTGTTATGGTTCCTCCTACGTTTAGTGAATCTCCCTTACATGGTGACAACTATGTAGGATTTAATTAG